A single region of the Streptomyces sp. NBC_01262 genome encodes:
- the arc gene encoding proteasome ATPase, whose protein sequence is MAAHDDDINRGGRSARGQDDQTGQVAFLEQEIAVLRRKLADSPRHTRILEERIVELQTSLAGVSAQNERLANTLREARDQIVALKEEVDRLAQPPAGFGVYLQANEDGTVDIFTGGRKLRVNVSPSVELEDLRRGQEVMLNEALNVVEAMAFESIGDIVTLKEVLEDGERALVIGHTDEERVVRLAEPLLDGALRVGDALLLEPRSGYVYERVPKSEVEDLVLEEVPDIDYRQIGGLGNQIEQIRDAVELPYLHAELFKEYDLRPPKGVLLYGPPGCGKTLIAKAVANSLAKKVAEVTGQPQGKSYFLNIKGPELLNKYVGETERQIRLVFQRAREKASEGTPVIVFFDEMESLFRTRGSGVSSDVENTIVPQLLAEIDGVEGLENVIVIGASNREDMIDPAILRPGRLDVKIKIERPDAEAAKDIFSKYLVPTLPLHSEDMSEHGGSSAGTVDAMIQAVVERMYTETEENRFLEVTYANGDKEVLYFKDFNSGAMIQNIVDRAKKMAIKDWLDHKQRGLRVAHLLAACVDEFKENEDLPNTTNPDDWARISGKKGERIVFIRTLVTGKQGADTGRSIDTVANTGQYL, encoded by the coding sequence GTGGCGGCCCACGACGACGACATCAACCGTGGCGGCCGATCTGCCCGTGGTCAGGATGACCAAACGGGCCAGGTCGCCTTTCTTGAGCAGGAGATCGCCGTCCTGCGACGTAAGCTCGCCGACTCTCCGCGTCACACGAGGATTCTCGAGGAGCGGATCGTCGAGCTGCAGACCAGTCTGGCAGGCGTGTCCGCTCAGAACGAGCGGCTGGCGAACACGCTCCGCGAGGCCCGCGACCAGATCGTGGCCCTCAAGGAGGAGGTCGACAGGCTCGCACAACCGCCTGCCGGCTTCGGCGTGTACCTGCAGGCGAACGAGGACGGAACAGTCGACATCTTCACCGGCGGCCGCAAGCTGCGGGTGAACGTCAGCCCGTCCGTAGAGCTGGAAGATCTCCGGCGCGGCCAGGAAGTCATGCTCAACGAGGCACTCAACGTGGTGGAAGCCATGGCCTTCGAGAGCATCGGCGACATCGTCACCCTCAAGGAAGTCCTTGAGGACGGCGAACGAGCCCTGGTCATCGGACACACCGACGAGGAAAGAGTGGTCCGGCTCGCCGAACCACTGCTCGACGGCGCCCTGCGCGTCGGCGACGCCCTCCTCCTGGAACCGCGCTCCGGATACGTCTACGAGCGCGTCCCCAAGAGCGAGGTCGAAGACCTCGTCCTCGAAGAGGTCCCCGACATCGACTACCGCCAGATCGGCGGCCTCGGCAACCAGATCGAGCAGATCCGCGACGCGGTGGAACTGCCCTACCTGCACGCCGAGCTGTTCAAGGAGTACGACCTGCGCCCGCCCAAGGGCGTCCTGCTCTACGGCCCTCCGGGCTGCGGAAAGACCCTCATCGCCAAGGCAGTCGCCAACTCCCTTGCCAAGAAGGTCGCCGAGGTCACCGGGCAGCCCCAGGGCAAGAGCTACTTCCTGAACATCAAGGGCCCCGAGCTGCTCAACAAGTACGTCGGCGAGACCGAGCGGCAGATCCGCCTGGTCTTCCAGCGTGCGAGGGAGAAGGCCAGCGAGGGCACCCCCGTCATCGTCTTCTTCGACGAGATGGAATCCCTCTTCCGGACCCGAGGCTCCGGTGTCAGCTCGGACGTGGAGAACACCATCGTCCCGCAGCTGCTCGCCGAGATCGACGGTGTGGAAGGCCTGGAGAACGTCATCGTCATCGGCGCCTCCAACCGCGAGGACATGATCGACCCCGCGATCCTGCGGCCCGGCCGCCTGGACGTGAAGATCAAGATCGAGCGGCCGGACGCCGAGGCGGCCAAGGACATCTTCTCCAAGTACCTCGTCCCGACCCTCCCGCTGCACAGCGAGGACATGTCGGAACACGGTGGATCGAGCGCCGGCACCGTCGACGCCATGATCCAGGCCGTGGTCGAGCGGATGTACACCGAGACCGAGGAGAACCGCTTCCTGGAGGTCACCTACGCCAACGGTGACAAGGAAGTCCTCTACTTCAAGGACTTCAACTCCGGCGCCATGATCCAGAACATCGTGGACCGGGCCAAGAAGATGGCGATCAAGGACTGGCTCGACCACAAGCAGCGCGGACTCCGCGTCGCCCACCTGCTCGCCGCCTGCGTGGACGAGTTCAAGGAGAACGAGGACCTGCCCAACACCACCAACCCGGACGACTGGGCCCGCATCTCCGGCAAGAAGGGCGAACGGATCGTGTTCATCCGTACGCTCGTCACCGGCAAGCAGGGCGCCGACACCGGCCGGTCCATCGACACCGTCGCCAACACCGGCCAGTACCTGTAG
- a CDS encoding ferredoxin: MSEAVGEALEVWIDQDLCTGDGICVQYAPEVFELDIDGLAYVKGDDDELRQAPGATAPVPLPLLTDVVDSAKECPGDCIHVRRVSDSVEVYGPDAV, from the coding sequence GTGAGCGAGGCAGTCGGCGAGGCTCTGGAAGTCTGGATCGACCAGGACCTGTGCACCGGCGACGGGATCTGTGTGCAGTACGCGCCCGAGGTCTTCGAGCTGGACATCGACGGGCTCGCCTACGTCAAGGGCGACGACGACGAGCTCCGTCAGGCACCCGGAGCCACCGCGCCGGTGCCGCTGCCGCTGCTGACCGATGTGGTGGATTCCGCCAAGGAATGCCCTGGCGACTGCATCCATGTGCGTCGGGTTTCGGACAGTGTAGAGGTGTATGGGCCGGATGCCGTGTGA
- a CDS encoding tRNA (adenine-N1)-methyltransferase has protein sequence MSEPTGAARRRGPFQVGDQVQLTDPKGRHYTFTLEAGKQFHTHKGAFSHDELIGAPEGSVVRTTGNVAYLALRPLLPDYVLSMPRGAAVVYPKDAGQILAMADIFPGARVVEAGVGSGSLSSFLLRAIGDQGMLHSYERRADFAEIATGNVERYFGGPHPAWQLTVGDLQDNLSDTDVDRVILDMLAPWECLDAVSKALVPGGIVCAYVATTTQLARTVEAIREHGTFNEPSAWETMVRTWHVEGLAVRPDHRMIGHTGFLLTARRLADGVEPPLRRRRPAPGAYGEDYTGPGSASRGGKPATPAAAPEAEAE, from the coding sequence ATGTCCGAACCGACCGGTGCCGCCCGTCGTCGCGGCCCCTTCCAGGTCGGGGACCAGGTCCAGCTCACCGACCCCAAGGGACGCCACTACACCTTCACGCTCGAAGCCGGGAAGCAGTTCCACACCCACAAGGGTGCCTTCTCGCACGACGAGCTGATCGGTGCTCCCGAGGGCAGTGTTGTCCGCACCACGGGAAACGTCGCCTACCTCGCGCTGCGCCCCCTGCTCCCCGACTACGTCCTGTCCATGCCCCGCGGCGCCGCCGTGGTCTACCCCAAGGACGCGGGGCAGATCCTGGCCATGGCCGACATCTTCCCCGGCGCCCGCGTCGTCGAGGCAGGCGTCGGCTCCGGCTCCCTCAGCAGCTTCCTGCTGCGCGCCATCGGCGACCAGGGCATGCTGCACTCCTACGAGCGCCGCGCCGACTTCGCCGAGATCGCCACCGGCAACGTCGAACGCTACTTCGGCGGCCCCCACCCCGCCTGGCAGCTCACCGTCGGCGACCTCCAGGACAACCTGTCCGACACCGACGTCGACCGCGTCATCCTGGACATGCTCGCCCCCTGGGAGTGCCTGGACGCCGTCTCCAAGGCCCTCGTCCCCGGCGGCATCGTCTGCGCCTACGTGGCCACCACCACCCAGCTCGCCCGCACCGTCGAGGCGATCCGCGAACACGGCACCTTCAACGAGCCGTCCGCCTGGGAGACCATGGTCCGCACCTGGCACGTCGAGGGCCTCGCCGTACGCCCCGACCACCGCATGATCGGCCACACCGGCTTCCTGCTCACCGCCCGCCGCCTCGCCGACGGCGTCGAGCCCCCGCTGCGCCGCCGCCGACCCGCGCCCGGCGCCTACGGCGAGGACTACACCGGCCCCGGCAGCGCCAGCCGCGGCGGCAAGCCCGCCACGCCCGCCGCTGCGCCTGAGGCCGAGGCCGAGTAG
- a CDS encoding response regulator transcription factor yields the protein MAIRVLLVDDQPLLRTGFRMILEAEPDLAVVGEAGDGQQALDQVRALQPDVVLMDIRMPRMDGVEATRQITGPGRDGPAKVLVLTTFDLDEYVVEALRAGASGFLLKDAPATELIQAIRVVAGGEAMLAPSITRRLLDKYAGRLPSGEDAVPQPLHTLTEREVEVLKLVARGLSNAEIAAELFVSETTVKTHVGHVLTKLALRDRVQAAVYAYESGLVRPGAQ from the coding sequence GTGGCGATTCGCGTCCTGCTGGTGGACGATCAGCCGCTGCTGCGCACCGGCTTCCGGATGATTCTGGAGGCCGAGCCGGACCTGGCGGTGGTCGGGGAGGCCGGGGACGGCCAGCAGGCCCTGGACCAGGTGCGGGCGCTGCAGCCCGATGTGGTGCTGATGGACATCCGGATGCCCCGGATGGACGGGGTGGAGGCGACCCGGCAGATCACCGGCCCGGGCCGGGACGGCCCGGCCAAGGTGCTGGTGCTGACCACCTTCGACCTGGACGAGTACGTGGTGGAGGCGCTGCGCGCCGGGGCCAGCGGCTTCCTGCTCAAGGACGCGCCCGCGACCGAGCTGATACAGGCGATCCGGGTGGTCGCCGGCGGCGAGGCGATGCTCGCGCCGAGCATCACCCGGCGGCTGCTGGACAAGTACGCGGGCCGGCTGCCGTCCGGCGAGGACGCGGTGCCGCAGCCGCTGCACACGCTGACCGAGCGCGAGGTCGAGGTGCTGAAGCTGGTGGCCCGTGGCCTGTCGAACGCGGAGATCGCGGCCGAGCTGTTCGTCAGCGAGACGACGGTGAAGACCCATGTCGGGCATGTGCTGACCAAGCTGGCGCTGCGCGACCGGGTGCAGGCGGCGGTCTACGCGTACGAGAGCGGGCTGGTGCGCCCCGGCGCCCAGTAG
- a CDS encoding ubiquitin-like protein Pup: MATKDTGGGQQKATRSTEEVEETAQDAQGSEDLKERQEKLSDDVDSVLDEIDDVLEENAEDFVRSFVQKGGE; encoded by the coding sequence ATGGCTACGAAGGACACCGGCGGCGGACAGCAGAAGGCCACGCGTTCGACGGAGGAGGTCGAGGAGACCGCGCAGGACGCGCAGGGCTCCGAGGACCTCAAGGAGCGGCAGGAGAAGCTGTCGGACGACGTGGACTCCGTACTTGACGAAATTGACGATGTACTCGAGGAGAACGCTGAGGATTTCGTGAGGTCCTTCGTGCAGAAAGGCGGGGAGTAG
- a CDS encoding ABC transporter substrate-binding protein, with translation MKSKLLVLPALLGLSAPVLAGCGGSGGSGSDSSAIVVGSTDSIVVSKDNPSPLDPATSYDAATWNILSNTFQMLLRLPRSGTTPQPDAAESCAFSDTKSETYRCKLRAGLKFSNGDALTSEDVKFSFDRMLKIKSDLGPVSLLSGLKKVETQGDQEVIFDLKASDATFPYKLATPAGAIVDSQVYQADKPYEGLKLVGSGPYKLDSFTQGDKAVLSKNDNYHGNVVMKNSGIEIKFFDDSAKMKNALADGSVDVVGGSSAFKPAQITALQAGKVKDVTLTEASGTETRYLFFNTKDASVAPKAVRVAIAQLINRSTLTRDTFQRTVDPLYSIVPQGIAGHKNSFYNLYGDPSQAHAAKTLSDAGISTPVKITYTYRTTAGSSAGEEAVWLQKSLNASGLFDVSLKKVAYDSFVGNAIGGKFAFYGLGWAPDFPDADNYIAPFISENFLDLPYKSNEINNTLLPRTRADADRSNTVTDFGSMQDIVARDIPLIPVWQSKGYVAARDGITGVEWLINSSSTTQYWELGHGVTG, from the coding sequence ATGAAGAGCAAGCTGCTGGTGCTGCCGGCCCTACTGGGTCTGAGTGCGCCTGTACTGGCTGGTTGCGGGGGCTCGGGCGGCAGTGGTTCCGACAGTTCCGCGATCGTTGTCGGCAGCACGGATTCCATCGTTGTGTCGAAGGACAACCCGTCCCCGCTCGACCCGGCCACCTCGTACGACGCGGCCACCTGGAACATCCTGTCGAACACGTTCCAGATGCTGCTCCGGCTCCCGCGCAGCGGCACCACGCCGCAGCCCGACGCCGCCGAGAGCTGCGCCTTCTCCGACACGAAGTCGGAGACCTACCGGTGCAAGCTCCGTGCGGGGCTGAAGTTCAGCAACGGCGACGCCCTGACCTCGGAGGACGTGAAGTTCTCCTTCGACCGGATGCTCAAGATCAAGAGCGATCTGGGTCCGGTCAGCCTGCTCTCCGGCCTCAAGAAGGTCGAGACCCAGGGCGACCAGGAGGTCATCTTCGACCTCAAGGCCTCCGACGCCACGTTCCCGTACAAGCTGGCCACGCCCGCCGGCGCCATCGTGGACAGTCAGGTGTACCAGGCGGACAAGCCGTACGAGGGCCTCAAGCTCGTCGGCTCCGGCCCGTACAAGCTGGACTCCTTCACCCAGGGCGACAAGGCCGTTCTGTCGAAGAACGACAACTACCACGGCAATGTCGTGATGAAGAACAGCGGCATCGAGATCAAGTTCTTCGACGACTCGGCCAAGATGAAGAACGCCCTGGCCGACGGCAGCGTCGATGTCGTCGGCGGCTCCAGCGCCTTCAAGCCGGCCCAGATCACGGCCCTCCAGGCGGGCAAGGTCAAGGACGTAACCCTCACCGAGGCCTCCGGCACCGAGACCCGCTACCTGTTCTTCAACACGAAGGACGCCTCGGTGGCGCCGAAGGCGGTCCGCGTCGCCATCGCCCAGCTCATCAACCGGTCCACGCTCACCCGCGACACCTTCCAGCGCACCGTGGACCCGCTCTACTCGATCGTTCCGCAGGGCATCGCCGGCCACAAGAACTCGTTCTACAACCTGTACGGCGACCCGAGCCAGGCCCACGCGGCCAAGACCCTGTCGGATGCCGGCATCAGCACCCCGGTGAAGATCACCTACACCTACCGCACCACGGCCGGCTCCTCGGCGGGCGAGGAAGCGGTCTGGCTGCAGAAGTCGCTCAACGCCAGCGGGCTGTTCGACGTCAGCCTCAAGAAGGTGGCGTACGACTCCTTCGTAGGAAACGCGATCGGCGGCAAGTTCGCCTTCTACGGCTTGGGTTGGGCCCCGGACTTCCCGGATGCGGACAACTACATCGCTCCGTTCATCAGTGAGAACTTCCTGGACCTCCCCTACAAGAGCAACGAGATCAACAACACGCTGCTCCCGCGTACCCGGGCGGACGCGGACCGTAGCAACACGGTCACGGACTTCGGGAGCATGCAGGACATCGTTGCCAGGGACATCCCGCTGATCCCGGTATGGCAGTCCAAGGGATATGTCGCCGCCCGGGACGGAATCACCGGTGTCGAGTGGCTCATCAACTCGTCATCGACCACCCAGTACTGGGAACTGGGTCACGGCGTGACAGGATGA
- a CDS encoding site-2 protease family protein, translating into MSENGQSPSDGAQHPGSGDGPAKRPPGGGFLMGRIFGVPVYVAPSWFLVAALITWVFGGQLDRVLPELGNLRYLVSLFFAVAFYASVLVHELAHTVAALRFDLPVRRIQLQFFGGVSEIEKESETPGREFVLAFVGPLLSLVLSGVFWLGMQAVDPGTVPGVLLAGLMISNLIVAAFNLLPGLPLDGGRMLRAVVWKITGKPMTGTVAAAWTGRALAIAVLIGLPLLSYAGGVSDGSDGSTGFDSLTDALLAAILAAIIWTGAGNSLRMARLREHLPELQARTLTRRAVPVASDTPLSEALRRANEAGARALVVVDGAGDPTAVVREAAIVGVPEHRRPWVAVSGLAQDIKPGMKVSAELAGEDLLDTLRATPATEYLVVEPTGEIYGVLSTADVERAFLAAMARQPS; encoded by the coding sequence GTGAGCGAGAACGGGCAATCGCCGTCGGACGGCGCGCAGCACCCCGGGTCCGGCGACGGGCCTGCCAAGCGCCCGCCCGGCGGAGGATTCCTGATGGGCCGCATCTTCGGCGTGCCCGTCTACGTCGCTCCGAGCTGGTTCCTCGTCGCCGCCCTCATCACCTGGGTCTTCGGCGGCCAGCTCGACCGCGTCCTCCCCGAGCTGGGCAACCTCCGCTACCTCGTCTCGCTGTTCTTCGCGGTCGCCTTCTACGCCTCCGTACTCGTCCACGAACTCGCCCACACCGTGGCGGCGCTCCGCTTCGACCTCCCCGTACGGCGCATCCAGCTCCAGTTCTTCGGCGGCGTCTCCGAGATCGAGAAGGAATCCGAGACCCCCGGCCGCGAATTCGTCCTCGCCTTCGTCGGCCCGCTGCTCTCGCTGGTCCTGTCCGGCGTCTTCTGGCTGGGCATGCAGGCCGTGGACCCCGGCACCGTCCCCGGCGTGCTGCTCGCCGGGCTCATGATCAGCAACCTGATCGTCGCCGCGTTCAACCTGCTGCCCGGCCTGCCGCTCGACGGCGGCCGGATGCTGCGCGCCGTCGTCTGGAAGATCACCGGCAAGCCCATGACCGGCACCGTCGCCGCCGCCTGGACCGGCCGCGCGCTGGCCATCGCCGTCCTCATCGGCCTGCCCCTGCTCTCCTACGCGGGCGGCGTCTCCGACGGCAGCGACGGCTCCACCGGCTTCGACTCCCTCACCGACGCCCTGCTGGCGGCCATCCTCGCCGCCATCATCTGGACCGGCGCCGGCAACAGCCTGCGCATGGCCCGGCTGCGCGAGCACCTCCCCGAACTCCAGGCCCGCACCCTCACCCGCCGCGCCGTCCCCGTCGCCTCCGACACCCCCCTGTCCGAGGCCCTGCGCCGCGCCAACGAGGCCGGCGCCCGCGCCCTCGTCGTCGTCGACGGCGCCGGCGACCCCACCGCCGTCGTCCGTGAAGCCGCCATCGTCGGCGTCCCCGAACACCGCCGCCCCTGGGTCGCCGTCTCCGGCCTCGCCCAGGACATCAAGCCCGGAATGAAGGTTTCGGCGGAACTCGCCGGAGAAGACCTCCTCGACACCCTGCGCGCCACCCCGGCCACCGAATACCTGGTCGTCGAGCCCACCGGTGAGATCTACGGCGTACTGTCCACCGCCGACGTGGAGCGCGCCTTCCTGGCCGCCATGGCCAGGCAGCCTTCTTAG
- a CDS encoding ABC transporter substrate-binding protein — MRNRVQRLALPLSATMTAVVVAGCGTGTSSGDSGGEAVTMGITDKITSVDPAAGYDVGSWIVFNNVFQSLLAFPDGSTKPQPDAAESCQFDDDESRTFSCILRSGLKFSNGDSLTSEDVKYSFERTIKINDENGPAGALLGSVKSIDTPSADKVVFHLKYSDATFPMKVASAAGSIVDHNEYKMDALRTDGKAVGSGPYTLDSYDKDKKAVFKVNDGYSGDAKAKNSGVTMSFYDDEDTLKTAVTDGTVDFAYRGLATADIAKIQAAYASGQGTLQVIEGSGAEIQHLVFNLDDDVVGQKAVRQAIAYIIDRQTMIRDVYKRTVEPLYSIVPAGLTGHTTSFFDRYGEGGDTAKAQSLLTDAGITDKVAFTLWATPVRYGTGTVAELRTIAKQLNATGLFDVTVKSVDADTYAKNIEAGKYAAYVKGWVPDYPDPDNFTAPFFGEGNVLFNNYTNTTITGTLIPGTAAQSDRTAAAADFKKIQTTVAEDVPVIPLWQGKQYVVARSGITGLEWSLDPAAVFRFWEIEKTAS, encoded by the coding sequence GTGAGGAATCGAGTCCAACGGCTGGCACTTCCGCTCTCTGCGACGATGACGGCGGTGGTGGTCGCCGGCTGCGGCACCGGTACCTCCAGCGGTGACTCCGGCGGCGAGGCCGTCACCATGGGCATCACGGACAAGATCACCTCCGTGGACCCGGCGGCCGGCTACGACGTGGGCTCCTGGATCGTCTTCAACAACGTCTTCCAGTCGCTGCTCGCCTTCCCCGACGGTTCGACCAAGCCGCAGCCCGACGCCGCCGAGAGCTGCCAGTTCGACGACGACGAGAGCCGGACCTTCTCCTGCATCCTGCGGTCCGGGCTGAAGTTCAGCAACGGCGACAGCCTGACCTCCGAGGACGTCAAGTACTCCTTCGAGCGCACCATCAAGATCAATGACGAGAACGGCCCGGCAGGCGCCCTGCTCGGTTCCGTCAAGTCGATCGACACCCCCTCGGCCGACAAGGTCGTCTTCCACCTGAAGTACTCCGACGCGACCTTCCCCATGAAGGTGGCCTCGGCCGCCGGCTCCATCGTGGACCACAACGAGTACAAAATGGACGCCCTGCGCACCGACGGCAAGGCCGTCGGCTCCGGCCCGTACACGCTGGACTCGTACGACAAGGACAAGAAGGCCGTCTTCAAGGTCAACGACGGCTACAGCGGCGACGCCAAGGCCAAGAACTCCGGCGTGACCATGAGCTTCTACGACGACGAGGACACCCTCAAGACGGCCGTCACCGACGGCACCGTCGACTTCGCCTACCGAGGCCTGGCCACAGCCGACATAGCCAAGATCCAGGCCGCCTACGCCAGCGGGCAGGGCACCCTGCAGGTCATCGAGGGCAGCGGAGCCGAGATCCAGCACCTCGTCTTCAACCTCGACGACGACGTGGTCGGCCAGAAGGCCGTACGGCAGGCCATCGCCTACATCATCGACCGCCAGACGATGATCCGCGATGTCTACAAGCGCACCGTCGAGCCCCTCTACTCGATCGTCCCGGCGGGCCTCACCGGCCACACCACCTCCTTCTTCGACCGCTACGGCGAGGGCGGCGACACCGCGAAGGCGCAGTCCCTGCTCACCGACGCCGGCATCACCGACAAGGTCGCCTTCACCCTGTGGGCCACCCCGGTCCGCTACGGCACCGGCACGGTGGCGGAACTGCGGACCATCGCCAAGCAGCTCAACGCCACCGGACTGTTCGACGTCACCGTCAAGAGCGTCGACGCCGACACGTACGCCAAGAACATCGAGGCCGGCAAGTACGCCGCGTACGTCAAGGGCTGGGTCCCCGACTACCCGGACCCCGACAACTTCACCGCCCCGTTCTTCGGCGAGGGCAATGTGCTCTTCAACAACTACACCAACACGACGATCACCGGCACCCTGATCCCCGGCACGGCCGCCCAGTCCGACCGCACCGCCGCCGCCGCGGACTTCAAGAAGATCCAGACCACCGTCGCCGAGGACGTACCGGTCATCCCGCTCTGGCAGGGCAAGCAGTACGTCGTCGCCCGCAGCGGCATCACCGGCCTGGAGTGGAGCCTGGACCCGGCGGCCGTCTTCCGCTTCTGGGAGATCGAGAAGACCGCCTCCTGA
- a CDS encoding RecB family exonuclease, with amino-acid sequence MSSTTDARPPRPPSSLSPSRAADFMRCPLLYRLRVIDRLPEKPSPAATRGTVVHAVLERLFDSPAAERTPDRARAMVPGQWDKLRAERPELAELFADEGSELAPWLESAAALVERWFSLEDPTRLEPAERELYVETELESGLTLRGYVDRLDVAPASGDLRVVDYKTGKAPRPEYADEALFQMKFYALVLWRLRAVVPRRLQLVYLGSGDVLTYDPTEADLRSVARKLEALWDAIRLATETGDWQPRKGPLCGWCDHQAVCPSFGGTPPPYPLPVVGKNEDSSVTASVTA; translated from the coding sequence ATGAGTTCCACAACTGACGCCCGCCCGCCGCGGCCCCCGTCGTCGCTGTCGCCCTCGCGCGCGGCGGACTTCATGCGGTGTCCGCTGCTGTACCGGCTGCGGGTGATCGACCGGCTGCCGGAGAAGCCGAGCCCCGCGGCCACCCGGGGCACGGTGGTGCACGCAGTGCTGGAGCGGCTGTTCGACTCGCCCGCGGCGGAGCGGACGCCGGACCGGGCCCGCGCCATGGTGCCGGGGCAGTGGGACAAGCTGCGGGCGGAGCGGCCGGAGCTGGCGGAGCTGTTCGCGGACGAGGGCTCGGAGCTGGCCCCCTGGCTGGAGAGCGCCGCCGCACTGGTGGAGCGGTGGTTCTCGCTGGAGGACCCGACGCGGCTGGAGCCGGCCGAGCGCGAGCTGTACGTGGAGACCGAGCTGGAGTCGGGGCTGACGCTGCGCGGTTACGTCGACCGGCTGGATGTCGCCCCCGCCAGCGGCGATCTGCGGGTGGTGGACTACAAGACCGGCAAGGCCCCGCGTCCGGAGTACGCGGACGAGGCGCTGTTCCAGATGAAGTTCTACGCCCTGGTGCTGTGGCGGCTGCGCGCGGTGGTGCCGCGCCGGCTCCAGCTGGTCTATCTGGGCAGCGGGGACGTGCTGACGTACGACCCGACGGAGGCGGACCTGCGGAGCGTGGCGCGCAAGCTGGAGGCGCTGTGGGACGCGATCCGGCTGGCGACCGAGACGGGTGACTGGCAGCCGCGCAAGGGGCCGCTGTGCGGCTGGTGCGACCACCAGGCGGTGTGCCCGTCCTTCGGGGGCACTCCCCCGCCCTATCCGCTCCCCGTGGTGGGGAAGAATGAGGATTCCTCAGTCACCGCCTCAGTGACCGCGTAA
- the dop gene encoding depupylase/deamidase Dop, whose product MTVRRVMGIETEYGISVPGHPNANAMLTSSQIVNAYAAAMHRARRARWDFEEENPLRDARGFDLARETADSSQLTDEDIGLANVILTNGARLYVDHAHPEYSSPEVTNPLDAVLWDKAGERIMAEAAERAAQLPGAQPIHLYKNNTDNKGASYGTHENYLMKRETPFSDIVRHLTPFFVSRQVVTGAGRVGIGQDGHEHGFQISQRADYFEVEVGLETTLKRPIINTRDEPHADAEKYRRLHVIIGDANLSEISTYLKLGTTALVLSMIEDSFINVDLAVDQPVRTLHQVSHDPTLGRLITLRSGRTLTAVQLQMEYCELARKYVEDRFGTDADDQTKDVLGRWEDVLNRLETDPMSLSGELDWIAKRELMEGYRRRDDLGWDAARLHLVDLQYADVRPDKGLYNRLVARGRIQRLLDEDHVLRARIKPPEDTRAYFRGRCLEQYADDVAAASWDSVIFDLPGRDSLQRVPTLEPLRGTRNHVKELLDRCRTAEDLVRILSGG is encoded by the coding sequence ATGACCGTACGGCGAGTAATGGGTATCGAGACGGAGTACGGGATCTCCGTCCCCGGTCACCCGAACGCCAATGCCATGCTCACCTCATCCCAGATCGTCAACGCCTACGCGGCGGCGATGCACCGGGCGCGCCGCGCCCGCTGGGACTTCGAGGAGGAGAACCCGCTGCGGGACGCCCGCGGCTTCGACCTCGCCCGCGAAACCGCGGACTCCAGCCAGCTCACGGACGAGGACATCGGCCTGGCCAACGTCATCCTGACCAACGGTGCCAGGCTGTACGTGGACCACGCCCACCCGGAGTACTCCTCGCCCGAGGTCACCAACCCGCTCGACGCCGTCCTCTGGGACAAGGCCGGCGAACGCATCATGGCAGAGGCCGCCGAGCGCGCGGCCCAGCTTCCCGGGGCCCAGCCCATCCACCTCTACAAGAACAACACCGACAACAAGGGCGCCTCCTACGGCACCCACGAGAACTACCTGATGAAGCGGGAGACCCCCTTCTCGGACATCGTCCGGCACCTCACGCCGTTCTTCGTGTCCCGGCAGGTCGTCACCGGCGCCGGACGGGTCGGAATCGGCCAGGACGGCCACGAGCACGGCTTCCAGATCAGCCAGCGAGCGGACTACTTCGAGGTCGAGGTCGGGCTCGAAACCACCTTGAAGCGCCCCATCATCAACACCCGGGACGAACCGCACGCCGACGCCGAGAAGTACCGCCGGCTGCATGTGATCATCGGTGACGCGAACCTCTCCGAGATCTCCACCTACCTCAAGCTCGGCACGACCGCCCTGGTCCTGTCCATGATCGAGGACAGCTTCATCAACGTCGACCTCGCCGTCGACCAGCCCGTCCGCACCCTGCACCAGGTCAGCCACGACCCGACCCTGGGCCGGCTGATCACTCTGCGCAGCGGCCGGACACTCACCGCCGTCCAGCTCCAGATGGAGTACTGCGAGCTGGCCCGCAAGTACGTCGAGGACCGCTTCGGCACCGACGCCGACGACCAGACCAAGGACGTCCTCGGCCGCTGGGAAGACGTACTCAACCGCCTCGAAACCGACCCCATGAGCCTGTCCGGCGAGCTCGACTGGATCGCCAAGCGCGAGCTCATGGAAGGCTACCGCCGCCGGGACGACCTCGGCTGGGACGCCGCCCGCCTCCACCTCGTCGACCTCCAGTACGCCGACGTACGCCCCGACAAGGGCCTCTACAACCGCCTCGTCGCCCGCGGCCGCATCCAGCGGCTCCTCGACGAGGACCACGTCCTCAGGGCGCGCATCAAACCCCCGGAGGACACCCGCGCCTACTTCCGCGGCCGCTGCCTCGAGCAGTACGCCGACGACGTCGCCGCCGCCTCCTGGGACTCCGTGATCTTCGACCTCCCCGGCCGGGACTCGCTGCAGCGCGTCCCCACCCTGGAACCGCTGCGCGGGACCCGCAACCACGTCAAGGAACTCCTCGACCGCTGCCGTACCGCAGAAGACCTGGTCCGGATCCTGTCCGGGGGCTGA